CCGTCTTTCGAATTTGTTGCGCAGCCAGATGGCCAGGGCATTGAAGCAGAGGAGCACCACCATCAGGCAGATGATGGCGAGCGCCGTGCGTGAGCGGAAGGCCGCTTCCGGCAAAGCTGACCAGAGATAGATCTGGACCGGAAGAACCGTGGCCGCTTCCGTGATACGGCCCGGAACGTCGGCGATGAAGGCGATCATGCCGATCATCAAGAGAGGAGCGGTTTCACCCAGCGCACGCGCAATGCCCAGAATGGTGCCTGTCAGGATGCCGGGAATGGCCAGCGGCAACATGTGATGGAACACCGCCTGCTGGTGCGAGGCGCCCACACCCAAAGCTGCTTCCTTGATGGAAGGCGGCACGGAACGCAGTGCGGCACGCGATGCAATGATGATCGTGGGCAGAACCAGAAGCGCCAGCACTAGGCCGCCCACCAGCGGCGAAGACCGCGGCAGCCCAAACATATTGAGGAAGATTGAAAGGCCCAGCAGGCCGAATATGATCGAAGGCACCGCCGCCAGATTATTGATGTTTACTTCGATCAGGTCGGTGAAGCGATTCTTCTTGGCGAATTCTTCCAGATAGAGTGCCGCAGCCACACCCAGGGGCAGCGACGTCAAGAGCGTGATGAATATCGTGAACAGCGAACCCATGAAGGCTCCACGCAGGCCGGCCTGTTCAGGTGCGCGGCTGTCGCCATTGGTGAAGAAGGGCCAGTTGAAAGCCGATTTCAGCTTGCCCTGCTCACGCAGGGTTTCCAGCCAGGCGGCTTCCTTGTTCGACGTGCGGCGTGAATCTTCGCCATCGGTCACGCTGTATGCGCTCCACTTGCCCGTTTCGATGGTGGCAGGGCCAGCCGGCGCATCAAGTGCTTGAGCCTTGGCCGTGCCAGAACCAGCTTCCGTCACATGAAAGGAGGCAGGCAGGGCCAGGATGATCTGGTCCTTGGTGAAATTGAAGCCAGGGGCAGAAAGCACATAGGCATCGCCATCCTGCTTCACATCGAGGGGCATGGTTGCGGCGGGCCGCGTAATATCAGTCTGCTGGCCCTTGAGGAACATGTCGGCATCTGCCGAAAGCGGCGCTTCAACCGTGACCGTCTTGCCAATCAGCGAAGGATCATTGGTCACCTGGCGCTGCAGGTGATCAGCTACCGCACCCGAAATCAGCTGTGCCAGCTTCTTGCGGGCAGGCTTCTCGGTGACTTGCGGAAACTGCTCCAACATCGCGGCGCGCACGATGCCCGGGAAGTCGCCCGCTGAAACATTGGCCGCATCCACTTTCTCAGGATCAACCTTCAGCTCAAGCTGCACGACATTCATGGTCAGCGCCGGAATGGCCTTGATCGCCATATTGGTGATCAGAAAAACCAGGAACACGGCGGTGAACACAATGGCCCCGAGGCAAAGGCCACGGAAAATCCGTTCGGTGCGATAGCGCTTCCGGGTAAGGGCGACGGCGCTTTTGCTTACAAGCTCAGGCATATTGTTCCTTGTATTTGCGCACCACACGAAGGGCGATGATGTTCAAGGCCAGCGTGATGACGAAAAGCGTCAGACCCAGCGCGAAGGCAGAAAGCGTCTTGGCCGAGTCAAATTCCTGGTCGCCGACCAGCATGGCGGAAATCTGCACAGTCACCGTGGTCACCGCCGCGAAGGGATTGAACGTGAGGTTGGGCGCCAAGCCGGCAGCCATCACCACGATCATGGTTTCACCAATGGCGCGCGAAATGGCGAGAATGAAGGCTGATACAATGCCGGGCAAGGCCGCTGGCAGCACCACCTTGCGGATGGTCTCCGATTTTGTGGCGCCCATGGCATAGGACCCATCACGCATGGCCTGTGGTACGGCGTTGATCACGTCATCAGACAGGGATGAAATCAGCGGCACGATCATCATGCCCATCACCAGGCCAGCAGCGAGAGCGGACTCGGAGGAAACCGACAGCCCAAGGCTCTCGCCCAGACCCTTGACATAGGGTGCTACCGTCAGCGCCGCAAAGAAACCGAGCACAACAGTGGGCACACCGGCCAGCAGCTCAAGCAGCGGCTTGGCGATCTGGCGGGTGCGGGCGTTGGAATATTCAGCCATGTAAATGGCAGACAGGAGACCGATGGGTGCAGCGACGATAATAGCGATCAGCGTGATCAGCAGCGTGCCGACCAGCAGCGGGATGAAACCAAAGGAAGGCACCGGGGCAGTAGGCGCCCATTCGGTGCCGAACAGGAACGACCAGATCGACACCTGGCTGAAGAAGCGGAAGCTTTCCGCCAGCACCGAGGCCACGATGCCCACGGTGGTGAAAATGGCGATGGCCGAAGCCAGGATCAAAAGGGCAAGAACAATGCCTTCGGAAATCTGCCGTGCCGGCAGTTTCTGCGAGACCGCCAGAAAGCAGAGAGCGGCGGCAACAATGGCAACACCTGCACCCACATAAATCGTGACATGCGGCAGCAGCAGCATGGAACCGAAATA
This Aestuariivirga litoralis DNA region includes the following protein-coding sequences:
- the pstA gene encoding phosphate ABC transporter permease PstA; protein product: MPELVSKSAVALTRKRYRTERIFRGLCLGAIVFTAVFLVFLITNMAIKAIPALTMNVVQLELKVDPEKVDAANVSAGDFPGIVRAAMLEQFPQVTEKPARKKLAQLISGAVADHLQRQVTNDPSLIGKTVTVEAPLSADADMFLKGQQTDITRPAATMPLDVKQDGDAYVLSAPGFNFTKDQIILALPASFHVTEAGSGTAKAQALDAPAGPATIETGKWSAYSVTDGEDSRRTSNKEAAWLETLREQGKLKSAFNWPFFTNGDSRAPEQAGLRGAFMGSLFTIFITLLTSLPLGVAAALYLEEFAKKNRFTDLIEVNINNLAAVPSIIFGLLGLSIFLNMFGLPRSSPLVGGLVLALLVLPTIIIASRAALRSVPPSIKEAALGVGASHQQAVFHHMLPLAIPGILTGTILGIARALGETAPLLMIGMIAFIADVPGRITEAATVLPVQIYLWSALPEAAFRSRTALAIICLMVVLLCFNALAIWLRNKFERRW
- the pstC gene encoding phosphate ABC transporter permease subunit PstC, translating into MIFLVALILFSSLSYVMAKRRAVAIASGANVRLLSRASFHGLMAGFVTLLAGLIAYFGSMLLLPHVTIYVGAGVAIVAAALCFLAVSQKLPARQISEGIVLALLILASAIAIFTTVGIVASVLAESFRFFSQVSIWSFLFGTEWAPTAPVPSFGFIPLLVGTLLITLIAIIVAAPIGLLSAIYMAEYSNARTRQIAKPLLELLAGVPTVVLGFFAALTVAPYVKGLGESLGLSVSSESALAAGLVMGMMIVPLISSLSDDVINAVPQAMRDGSYAMGATKSETIRKVVLPAALPGIVSAFILAISRAIGETMIVVMAAGLAPNLTFNPFAAVTTVTVQISAMLVGDQEFDSAKTLSAFALGLTLFVITLALNIIALRVVRKYKEQYA